One region of Kwoniella newhampshirensis strain CBS 13917 chromosome 6, whole genome shotgun sequence genomic DNA includes:
- a CDS encoding T-complex protein 1 subunit delta — MASAPSAGPGASISDSSFNDKGKPTEVRLSNMNAAKAVADAVRTSLGPKGMDKMIQTSTGEVVITNDGATILQHMAVLHPAARMLVELSKAQDIEAGDGTTSVVVLAGSLLSAAEKLLSQGIHPTTVAQSFQHAATKAVEYLEEMSMPVDLADRENLLKAARTSLNSKIVSQYSSTLAPIAVSAVTRLVSSTSSNVDLRDIRIVKKVGGTIDDTELVEGLALNQIAMTNAGGPTRMEKAKIGLIQFQLSSPKPDMDNQIVVNDYRQMDKILKEERQYLLNLCKRIKKTGCNVLLLQKSILRDAVTDLSLHFLAKLKIMVIKDIERDEIDFISKSTGARPVADIDAFTEDKLGYAELVEETSQAGAKVVKVTGVKNPGKTVSVVCTGANDLVLEESERSLHDALCVVRCLVKKRALIAGGGAPEIHVSRLLTEHAHTLKGKEAYCFQAFAEALEIIPTTLAENAGLNPIAIVTELRNKHALGERNAGINVKKGIISNILEENVVQPLLVTTSALELAAETVALILRIDDIQFTR, encoded by the exons ATGGCCTCAGCTCCTTCTGCCGGCCCCGGCGCCAGTATCTCTGACAGCTCTTTCAATGACAAG GGCAAGCCGACAGAGGTCAGGCTGTCCAATATGAACGCTgccaaag CTGTCGCCGATGCTGTTCGAACCAGTTTGGGACCCAAGGGTATGGACAAGATG ATCCAAACGTCCACAGGTGAAGTCGTCATCACCAACGACGGTGCTACAATCCTTCAACACATGGCTGTCCTCCACCCTGCCGCTAGAATG CTGGTCGAGCTGTCAAAGGCTCAAGATATCGAAGCCGGAGATGGTACTACCAGTGTTGTCGTTCTCGCTGGAAGTCTCCTTTCCGCGGCTGAGAAGCTTCTctctcaag GAATTCACCCTACTACTGTCGCTCAGTCTTTCCAGCATGCTGCCACCAAGGCAGTCGAATAcctggaagagatgagtATGCCTGTGGATTTGGCCGACAGGGAGAACCTGTTAAAGGCTGCTAGAACGAGTTTGAACTCAAAG ATTGTGTCGCAATATTCATCCACTCTGGCACCCATCGCCGTTTCTGCTGTGACCCGACTTGTCTCATCAACGTCGTCGAACGTCGATCTAAGAGATATCAGAATAGTCAAGAAGGTTGGAGGTACTATCGACGACACCGAACTCGTGGAAGGATTGGCTCTCAATCAGATTGCCATGACAAACGCTGGCGGACCGacaaggatggagaaggcgaagattGGTCTGATTCAATTCCAACTGAGCAGTCCCAAGCCAGAC ATGGACAACCAAATTGTTGTCAATGATTACCGACAGATGGACAAAATCCTTAAGGAAGAACGACAATACCTTCTCAACCTTTGCAAGCGAATCAAGAAAACAGGATGTaatgtcctcctcctccaaaaATCCATCTTACGAGACGCTGTCACAGACCTGTCACTTCATTTCCTCGCCAAGCTCAAGATAATGGTCATCAAGGACATCGAACgtgacgagatcgacttcATATCCAAGTCTACTGGTGCTCGACCCGTGGCCGACATCGATGCTTTCACTGAGGATAAGCTGGGTTATGCGGagttggtggaggagactAGTCAGGCCGGAGCAAAGGTGGTGAAGGTTACTGGTGTGAAGAACCCCGGGAAGACAGTCAGTGTCGTTTGCACCGGTGCGAACGATCTGGTtctggaggagagcgagagaagtTTGCACGATGCTTTGTGTGTCGTAAGATGtctggtgaagaagag AGCATTGATTGCTGGTGGCGGTGCACCCGAAATTCACGTGTCAAGACTCTTGACGGAGCACGCTCATACCCTCAAGGGCAAGGAAGCCTACTGTTTCCAAGCGTTTGCCGAGGCACTGGAAATTATTCCCACGACTCTTGCTGAGAACGCGGGTCTGAACCCTATTGCTATCGTTACGGAACTGAGGAACAAGCATGCATTGGGAGAACGAAATGCTGGTATCAacgtgaagaag GGGATCATTTCAAACATCTTGGAGGAGAATGTCGTGCAACCTTTGCTTGTCACGACCAGTGCGCTCGAGCTGGCAGCGGAAACGGTCGCTCTCATTCTGCGGATCGATGATATTCAG TTCACACGATAA
- a CDS encoding arginine-tRNA ligase, whose amino-acid sequence MTTSAPDSAIPERFVLPALPEVEGADPARSVIDAFKIATAQIVAEAFDEKIEKIHPAIEMGKKGVDFSVAIVRFKRGKPADLEVWAKKVIDNFRPSVFLSSVTTPDNKFLYFTFNKEAFTYHLLRQISLTAEASRNEPKNSTLAYGTTLEGKGKHLVIDFSSPNIAKPFHAGHLRSTIIGTVISNLYAANGWDVTRLNYLGDWGTQYGLLSVGFDKYGSEEELVADPIQHLFKVYVQINNARDEQKKRIEAGETISDEESIHAQAKRVFKAMEDGEPKAIAQWSRFRDLSIEKLKVTYEKLNVHFDVYWGESQVSPESMERAVQIVQDKGLTCEDRGALLVDLTKFKMDKAIVRKADGTSIYLTRDLGGAYDKYQKYKFDKHIYLVQAAQTLHFNQLFKTLELMGEPYADKLEHISFGLVKGMSTRKGTVVFLEDIIEAATESMHEQMRSNEAKYAQVEDPMGTSEIIGTTAVKIQDMAGKRINDYDFDIKRCTSFEGDFGPFIQYSHVRLCSVQRKNPNIPVPTSINDIDVAHLIEPKVHDILYHLALYPTAVKNAYTLHEPSQLVTWCFKLSHLVGGAWETVKVAGQDEEVAKARLFLYITTREVLASAMRMLSLTPIERM is encoded by the exons ATGACAACGTCAGCACCTGATTCTGCCATCCCAGAGCGATTCGTGCTCCCAGCTTTGCccgaggtggagggggcAGATCCGGCGAGGTCGGTCATTGATGCTTTCAAGATTGCCACGGCTCAGATAGTGGCGGAGGCATTTGATGAGAAGATTGAGAAGATTCATCCTGCTATCGAGATGG GCAAGAAAGGCGTCGACTTCTCGGTTGCCATCGTCAGGTTCAAGCGAGGGAAGCCTGCGGACCTTGAGGTCTGGGCCAAGAAAGTCATTGACAAC TTCAGACCTTCCGTTTTCCTTTCTTCGGTCACCACGCCTGATAACAAGTTCTTGTACTTTACCTTCAA CAAGGAAGCATTCACTTaccacctcctccgccaAATCTCCCTCACCGCCGAAGCATCTCGAAACGAACCCAAAAACTCCACGCTCGCTTACGGTACAACCCTCGAAGGCAAGGGTAAACATCTCGTCATTGATTTCTCATCTCCTAATATCGCCAAACCTTTCCACGCCGGTCACTTGAGGTCCACCATCATTGGTACCGTTATCTCAAACCTATACGCTGCGAACGGATGGGATGTTACTAGGTTGAACTACCTCGGTGATTGGGGAACACAGTATG GTCTTTTGTCTGTCGGATTTGACAAGTATGGttcagaagaggaactgGTAGCGGACCCTATTCAACATCTCTTCAAGGTGTACGTCCAGATCAACAATGCACGAGATGAGCAGAAAAAGAGGATCGAAGCAGGAGAAACTATttcagacgaggagagcATTCACGCTCAAGCGAAGAGGGTCTTCAAGGCCatggaagatg GCGAACCCAAGGCTATTGCTCAATGGTCGCGTTTCCGAGATCTGTCAATCGAGAAACTCAAGGTCACCTATGAGAAGCTTAATGTTCACTTTGATGTCTATTGGGGAGAGTCCCAGGTGTCACCGGAGTCAATGGAAAGGGCCGTCCAAATCGTTCAGGATAAGGGTTTGACTTGTGAAGACAGGGGAGCATTGTTGGTCGACTTGACAAAGTTCAAGATGGACAAGGCTATTGTACGAAAagcgg ACGGCACATCGATTTATCTCACTCGAGATCTTGGTGGAGCTTACGACAAATACCAAAAATACAAGTTCGACAAACATATCTACCTGGTGCAAGCTGCGCAAACACTGCATTTCAATCAATTGTTCAAGACACTGGAACTTATGGGCGAGCCGTACGCGGACAAGCTCGAACACATCAGCTTTGGATTGGTCAAGGGCATGTCCACCCGAAAGGGAACCGTTGTGTTCCTGGAGGATATCATCGAGGCTGCCACCGAGTCTATGCACGAGCAGATGAGGAGTAACGAGGCGAAATACGCTCAAGTGGAGGACCCTATGGGTACCAGTGAGATCATCGGTACCACTGCGGTCAAGATTCAGGACATGGCGGgcaagag GATTAACGACTACGACTTCGACATCAAGCGATGTACATCCTTTGAGGGTGACTTCGGGCCTTTCATCCAATATTCGCACGTCCGACTCTGCTCCGTTCAGCGAAAGAACCCCAACATCCCGGTCCCCACATCGATAAACGATATCGATGTCGCTCATCTGATCGAACCCAAGGTGCATGATATCCTGTACCACCTCGCACTCTACCCCACAGCTGTGAAGAACGCATACACCTTGCACGAGCCCAGTCAATTGGTCACGTGGTGTTTCAAGTTGAGTCATTTGGTCGGTGGAGCTTGGGAGACTGTCAAGGTCGCGGGacaggacgaggaagtggCGAAGGCGAGGTTGTTCTTGTACATTACGACTAGGGAGGTGTTGGCGAGCGCCATGAGGATGTTGAGTTTGACTCCCATAGAAAGGATGTAG